A section of the Elusimicrobiota bacterium genome encodes:
- a CDS encoding AsmA family protein, with translation MKKSLLQTILKIGAALAVLGLIGLGIGTWALQRYLTPQRVRDLIVSQARKSLQREVSLGSISVGLVQGLVVEKLAVSERPDFKAGRFAEADAFSVSLAFFPLLHGQLAVDKVTADGLKVSVVRRSDGVFNFSDIGGSTAPAAGAVPGGMALSLLVKKAVLRNAGISYKDAAAGQDVKLTVASAKVSDFHLDGPFNVDLDLRADGKVAGKPLAASLAFSGKVNLGDGKPERMSAVIKSLRLEDSGRELRLSGKVANLAAPKLDLAAKLSLAGAELASVEAKGVITSTGPKPAGDLTLKVHTPGFDPRAPALQALVSLPLPKGLLVPEADLAGRFKLAGDELAFDGLKVRTKLGTVESTGRLAKVYSAKPEPDLKAQVHLEVPETKAIPGVKLPPGLVIPRATVDASLKLTAWQASFDSLRVKTAGAQVEASGTVADLLASLPRPQGFKVKVSLDIPKTKASTVPYLKMPPELVIPAAKVDAELALQGWDASISSLRVKAEGTTIDASGSVKDLMGKPTPGELKAKAHVELPKTKGSAVPFVKLPADLVIPAATVDADLALRGWDASITSLKVKAAGADLEASGEVSDLMGKPKGRDFKARLRLDFPATKAEDVALVKLPAGLVVPAAKVDAVLRSDGEDVTVDSIKIKTSAGEAEIKGLVRKPFSGSPEPELSVTANLALPAFKSADIPFPQVPPDLQVPASKVELSASGGMDNVEFSRLRLVVGKNDLEVSGKVKSVRSKDPVLDLLLKCRSFVLDELTQVTPETREQKLSGKGFFALSLSGPASKFLVGGKMKFDGIGATVAGLALSEFTGTASFDERRIDIPNLTGKVADGKLAMDLTVKNYRAEPFIDLVADLDRFDLGRYLTAKAALAAQQKEKEAKKEAKTGEKPKPTPPLSMRGRFTVGELRHPNVTAKGVKAFWELSDMTPDMKSLDGTATLQVAGGNFNNIGKLATQSPIVKVLIFPLLIIQKIGGIGGIRIFPDFNNITFTEIAGDYKFDKGVMTVRDTHLYSDAAQVESQGTINLPTEKLDLTVTAQVGRVAPMEIKVTGSFDKPVTKTQVGKFIKQFFQRAPQEEAAPTGGQ, from the coding sequence CGTGGACAAGGTGACGGCCGATGGCCTCAAGGTCTCGGTCGTGCGCCGCTCCGACGGCGTCTTCAACTTCTCGGATATCGGGGGCTCAACGGCCCCGGCCGCGGGCGCGGTCCCGGGGGGCATGGCCTTGTCCTTGCTCGTCAAGAAGGCGGTCCTCCGCAACGCCGGCATTTCCTATAAGGACGCGGCCGCGGGCCAGGACGTGAAGCTGACCGTGGCCAGCGCCAAGGTCTCGGACTTCCACCTGGACGGGCCTTTCAACGTGGACCTGGACCTGCGCGCGGACGGCAAGGTCGCGGGCAAGCCCTTGGCCGCGTCGCTGGCCTTCTCGGGCAAGGTGAACCTGGGCGACGGCAAGCCGGAACGCATGTCCGCGGTGATCAAGTCCCTGCGTCTGGAGGACTCCGGCCGGGAGCTGCGCCTCTCCGGCAAGGTCGCCAACCTCGCCGCGCCCAAGCTCGACTTGGCGGCCAAATTGAGCCTCGCCGGCGCGGAGCTGGCCTCGGTGGAGGCCAAGGGCGTGATCACCAGCACCGGTCCCAAGCCGGCCGGGGACCTGACGCTCAAGGTCCATACGCCCGGCTTCGACCCGCGGGCGCCGGCCCTGCAGGCCTTGGTGAGCCTGCCCTTGCCCAAGGGCCTGCTGGTGCCTGAGGCCGACTTGGCGGGGCGCTTCAAGCTGGCCGGCGACGAGCTCGCCTTCGACGGGCTCAAGGTCAGGACCAAGCTGGGCACCGTTGAATCCACAGGCCGGCTGGCGAAGGTCTACTCGGCAAAGCCCGAGCCTGACCTCAAGGCGCAGGTGCACCTGGAAGTCCCTGAGACCAAGGCTATCCCCGGCGTGAAGCTGCCGCCCGGACTGGTCATCCCGCGGGCGACCGTGGACGCGAGCCTGAAGCTCACGGCCTGGCAAGCCTCCTTCGATTCCCTGCGCGTGAAGACCGCGGGGGCGCAGGTCGAGGCTTCGGGCACGGTGGCGGACCTGCTGGCGTCCTTGCCCCGGCCTCAGGGATTCAAGGTCAAGGTGAGCCTGGACATCCCTAAGACCAAGGCCTCGACGGTCCCCTATCTGAAGATGCCCCCCGAACTGGTCATACCCGCGGCCAAGGTGGACGCGGAGCTGGCTCTGCAAGGATGGGACGCTTCGATCAGCTCTCTGCGCGTGAAGGCGGAGGGCACGACCATCGACGCTTCAGGCTCGGTCAAGGACCTGATGGGCAAGCCGACTCCGGGCGAGCTCAAGGCGAAGGCTCATGTGGAGCTTCCCAAGACCAAGGGCTCGGCCGTCCCGTTCGTCAAGCTGCCGGCGGACCTGGTCATACCGGCCGCGACCGTGGATGCGGACTTGGCCCTGCGGGGCTGGGACGCGAGCATCACGAGCCTGAAGGTGAAGGCGGCGGGCGCGGACCTGGAGGCCTCGGGCGAGGTCTCGGACCTGATGGGCAAGCCGAAGGGGCGCGATTTTAAGGCCAGATTGCGGCTGGACTTCCCGGCGACCAAGGCGGAGGATGTTGCGCTGGTGAAGCTGCCGGCGGGACTGGTCGTTCCGGCGGCCAAGGTGGACGCGGTCTTGCGCTCCGACGGGGAAGATGTGACCGTGGACTCGATCAAGATCAAGACTTCCGCGGGCGAAGCGGAGATCAAGGGCCTCGTGCGCAAGCCGTTCTCAGGCAGCCCGGAGCCGGAGCTTTCCGTGACCGCGAATCTGGCCCTGCCGGCCTTCAAGTCCGCGGATATCCCGTTCCCGCAGGTTCCGCCGGACCTGCAAGTGCCGGCTTCCAAGGTAGAGCTCTCCGCATCGGGCGGGATGGACAATGTGGAGTTCAGCCGGCTGCGCTTGGTGGTGGGCAAGAACGACCTGGAGGTGTCGGGCAAGGTGAAGTCGGTGCGCTCCAAGGATCCGGTCTTGGACCTCCTTCTCAAGTGCCGCTCGTTCGTGCTCGACGAACTGACGCAGGTGACCCCGGAGACGCGGGAGCAGAAACTGAGCGGCAAGGGCTTCTTCGCCTTGAGCCTTTCTGGGCCGGCCTCGAAGTTCCTGGTGGGCGGGAAGATGAAGTTCGATGGGATCGGCGCGACGGTGGCGGGCCTGGCGCTGTCGGAGTTCACGGGCACGGCGTCCTTCGACGAGCGGCGCATAGACATCCCGAACCTGACGGGCAAGGTGGCCGACGGCAAGCTGGCGATGGACCTGACGGTGAAAAACTACCGGGCCGAGCCGTTCATCGACCTGGTGGCCGACCTCGACCGCTTCGATTTGGGCAGATATCTGACGGCTAAGGCGGCTCTGGCGGCCCAGCAGAAGGAGAAAGAAGCCAAGAAAGAGGCGAAGACGGGGGAGAAGCCCAAGCCGACGCCTCCCCTCTCCATGCGGGGTCGCTTCACCGTCGGGGAGCTGCGCCATCCGAACGTGACGGCCAAGGGGGTCAAGGCCTTCTGGGAGCTTTCGGACATGACGCCGGACATGAAGTCCTTGGACGGGACCGCGACCTTACAGGTGGCGGGGGGGAATTTCAACAACATCGGCAAGCTGGCGACGCAGTCGCCAATCGTGAAGGTCCTGATCTTCCCTCTGCTCATCATCCAGAAGATCGGGGGCATCGGGGGCATCCGGATCTTTCCGGATTTCAACAACATCACGTTCACGGAGATCGCGGGGGACTACAAGTTCGATAAGGGCGTGATGACGGTGCGGGACACGCACCTTTACAGCGACGCGGCGCAGGTGGAGTCGCAGGGGACGATCAATCTTCCCACGGAGAAGCTCGACCTCACCGTGACGGCCCAGGTGGGGCGGGTGGCGCCCATGGAGATCAAGGTGACGGGCAGTTTCGACAAGCCCGTGACCAAGACGCAGGTGGGCAAGTTCATCAAGCAGTTCTTCCAGAGGGCGCCCCAGGAAGAGGCGGCGCCGACGGGCGGGCAGTAG